A region from the Methanofollis liminatans DSM 4140 genome encodes:
- a CDS encoding potassium channel family protein — MSGSELLRKGERLHSRIQKRKYLILTLPLVLLLILYPLFEGSFAGTIFLKLLSTATLITAVYAVSDRRRPLCIALILAVPAIGTGWAILVYTSAGFVLAQSVSSMLLYAFTTVMIIRSIIRGRLTDDMIFGAISVYLLMGITWATAYMAIEGSEISAFVINHGNGPENLPAFSDFLYFSFITLTTVGYGDITPLTAAARSLAYLEAVSGTLFMAVFIARLIGALASHQEDTGDKN, encoded by the coding sequence ATGTCAGGGAGCGAACTGTTGAGGAAGGGAGAACGGCTTCACAGCCGTATCCAGAAAAGAAAATACCTGATCCTTACCCTCCCTCTTGTCCTCCTCCTCATCCTGTACCCCCTTTTTGAGGGCAGTTTTGCCGGCACGATATTTTTAAAACTCCTCTCCACGGCGACACTCATCACCGCCGTCTATGCAGTAAGCGACCGGCGACGCCCCCTCTGCATCGCCCTGATCCTCGCCGTACCGGCGATCGGAACAGGCTGGGCCATCCTTGTCTATACGAGCGCCGGGTTTGTGCTCGCACAGAGCGTCTCTTCCATGCTCCTCTATGCGTTCACCACAGTTATGATTATCAGATCCATCATCAGGGGACGTCTGACCGACGATATGATCTTCGGCGCCATTTCGGTCTATCTTCTGATGGGCATCACCTGGGCGACGGCATATATGGCCATAGAAGGATCAGAGATCTCTGCATTCGTCATAAATCACGGCAACGGACCCGAAAATCTGCCTGCATTCTCGGATTTCCTGTATTTCAGCTTCATCACCCTCACCACCGTGGGCTACGGCGACATCACGCCCCTCACCGCAGCGGCCCGTTCACTTGCCTACCTCGAGGCGGTATCAGGCACGCTCTTCATGGCAGTCTTCATCGCCAGACTGATCGGAGCCCTTGCTTCCCACCAGGAGGATACGGGAGATAAAAACTGA
- a CDS encoding MBL fold metallo-hydrolase, translated as MYTIIETYNNIPFDPALTPAKGFSCYIPGASLLFDTGGDAGVLAANLRALGIDPAEIRTLVLSHDHWDHVGGISAVLGKNPDLEVFVPAGFSEEKLAAIREQARATVIGEWREIEDGIASTGPCGGAIPEQSLAIRTPEGLLIVAGCAHPHISRIIEAVKGHGPVFGAIGGFHAISEADRAALKTLAYLAPSHCTEDLEVIVKENSGRIHRGGAGIHHILP; from the coding sequence ATGTATACGATCATCGAGACCTACAACAACATCCCCTTCGATCCGGCCCTAACCCCTGCAAAAGGGTTTTCCTGCTATATCCCCGGAGCTTCGCTGCTCTTCGACACCGGCGGGGACGCTGGGGTGCTCGCCGCAAACCTCAGGGCACTCGGCATCGATCCGGCAGAGATCAGAACGCTCGTCCTCTCCCATGACCACTGGGACCACGTCGGCGGAATCTCCGCCGTCCTCGGAAAGAATCCCGACCTCGAGGTCTTCGTCCCGGCCGGGTTTTCAGAGGAGAAACTGGCCGCCATCAGGGAACAGGCCAGAGCAACGGTCATTGGAGAGTGGCGGGAGATAGAAGACGGCATCGCATCGACAGGTCCGTGCGGCGGCGCCATACCCGAACAGTCCCTCGCCATCAGGACACCTGAGGGCCTCCTGATCGTCGCGGGCTGCGCACACCCCCACATCAGCAGGATCATCGAGGCAGTCAAAGGGCACGGACCGGTCTTCGGGGCGATAGGAGGGTTCCACGCCATATCGGAGGCCGACCGTGCAGCGCTGAAAACTCTCGCCTATCTTGCCCCCTCTCACTGCACCGAGGACCTGGAGGTCATCGTGAAGGAGAACAGCGGGAGGATCCACCGTGGAGGCGCAGGCATACACCATATCCTCCCCTGA
- a CDS encoding SIMPL domain-containing protein, translating to MRTRTLILCAALMVLLAAGVWSASAATDTTDERLIHASGTGEITTTPDRAVISFAVETQDADPKVAQAVNAQIMDTVNSALKAAGIAAEDMKTTGYNIWAETSEGDRPFGGQKTIYHVTNTLQVTLVDVTRAGEIIDIAVSNGANRVNSLYFTLSPEKEQQFRSEALTRAVGQARTDADVVAAAAGVTITGVKDISIGSTYVPMYTSYLKADAMEMGGAARTPIESGEVKVTASVSITYLCR from the coding sequence ATGAGAACCAGAACACTCATTCTCTGCGCCGCTCTGATGGTGCTGCTGGCCGCAGGCGTCTGGAGCGCCAGCGCCGCCACAGACACCACCGACGAGCGGTTGATCCACGCATCAGGGACCGGCGAGATCACCACCACCCCTGACCGCGCCGTAATCTCCTTCGCCGTCGAGACACAGGACGCCGATCCGAAGGTCGCCCAGGCAGTAAACGCACAGATCATGGATACCGTGAACAGCGCCCTCAAGGCGGCCGGCATCGCTGCCGAAGACATGAAGACCACCGGATACAACATCTGGGCAGAGACGTCAGAGGGCGACAGACCCTTCGGCGGCCAGAAGACGATCTACCATGTCACCAACACCCTGCAGGTGACCCTCGTCGACGTCACCAGGGCCGGTGAAATTATCGACATTGCCGTTTCAAACGGTGCAAACAGGGTAAACAGCCTCTATTTCACGCTCAGCCCGGAAAAAGAGCAGCAGTTCAGGAGTGAAGCCCTCACCAGAGCCGTCGGACAGGCGCGCACCGATGCCGACGTCGTCGCCGCAGCAGCAGGCGTGACCATCACCGGCGTCAAAGACATTTCCATCGGGAGCACCTATGTCCCGATGTACACCAGTTACCTCAAGGCCGACGCCATGGAGATGGGCGGGGCGGCGCGTACCCCGATCGAGTCCGGCGAGGTGAAAGTCACGGCATCGGTGAGCATCACCTACCTCTGCCGGTGA
- a CDS encoding bifunctional nuclease family protein: MAAVDAVVRGVFFTAASGGAVPAVLLDLSNGRSLPIYIGLWEAISINNALNHDLLPRPGTHDLFVAMLDSFGIRVTALQIDDLRDGVFYGRLISVRSDTEESLDCRPSDGIAIALRSGAPISVDLEVAEQAGVDEGSLPDCVDLATYLS; encoded by the coding sequence ATGGCTGCCGTGGATGCGGTTGTTCGGGGAGTCTTTTTCACCGCTGCGTCGGGAGGAGCAGTCCCTGCTGTTCTGCTTGATCTTTCCAACGGCAGGTCGCTTCCGATTTATATCGGCCTATGGGAAGCGATCTCAATAAACAACGCATTGAACCACGATCTTCTCCCGAGGCCGGGTACGCATGACCTTTTTGTGGCCATGCTCGATTCCTTCGGGATCAGGGTGACCGCCCTCCAGATCGACGACCTGAGGGACGGCGTTTTTTACGGCCGACTCATCTCGGTCAGAAGCGATACCGAGGAAAGCCTGGACTGCCGGCCGAGCGACGGGATAGCCATCGCTCTTCGCTCAGGCGCCCCGATCAGCGTGGACCTTGAGGTGGCCGAACAGGCAGGGGTGGATGAGGGCTCCCTCCCTGACTGCGTCGATCTCGCCACCTATCTCTCCTGA
- the hisE gene encoding phosphoribosyl-ATP diphosphatase: MKDIEMIEELWTTINDRADHPSPDSYVSSVLTHRKGIDKSLEKFGEEATEFILAVKNGVDQRTIEEGADVLFHFMIALRAAGIEFEEILTELAARRK; encoded by the coding sequence ATGAAAGACATCGAAATGATCGAAGAACTCTGGACGACCATCAATGATCGGGCCGATCACCCCTCTCCCGATTCCTACGTGAGTTCGGTGCTCACCCACCGGAAAGGGATCGATAAGTCCCTCGAAAAATTCGGAGAGGAGGCGACCGAGTTTATCCTTGCCGTCAAGAACGGCGTGGACCAGCGCACCATCGAAGAGGGGGCGGACGTCCTCTTTCACTTCATGATCGCCCTCAGGGCGGCCGGCATCGAGTTCGAGGAGATCCTCACCGAGCTGGCAGCGCGGCGAAAATAA
- a CDS encoding NusA-like transcription termination signal-binding factor, whose amino-acid sequence MYRNIGFKERRYIEELRILTKSVAVDCLIDERFDRVIYVIKPGDMGLAIGKKGENIRKMQKVLGRRIEMVEYAEDEKTFIANIFRPAEVLTSLEAEPGGKINVVVGKRTDLGIAIGKGGSTIEKARLLVKRFFGHEIGDVVLAHEEASET is encoded by the coding sequence ATGTACAGAAATATAGGCTTTAAAGAGAGGAGATATATCGAGGAGTTGAGGATCCTCACCAAATCGGTAGCCGTGGACTGCCTCATCGACGAGCGGTTCGACCGCGTGATCTATGTGATTAAGCCCGGGGACATGGGCCTTGCCATCGGCAAAAAGGGCGAAAATATCAGAAAGATGCAGAAAGTCCTGGGAAGAAGGATCGAGATGGTCGAGTACGCCGAGGACGAGAAAACATTCATTGCAAACATCTTCAGGCCTGCCGAGGTGCTGACGTCGCTGGAGGCGGAACCCGGAGGAAAGATCAACGTCGTCGTCGGAAAAAGAACTGACCTCGGGATCGCGATCGGCAAAGGGGGGAGCACCATAGAGAAGGCCAGGTTACTGGTAAAACGATTCTTCGGCCATGAAATCGGCGACGTCGTACTTGCACACGAGGAGGCAAGCGAAACATGA